Proteins from one Phocoena phocoena chromosome 7, mPhoPho1.1, whole genome shotgun sequence genomic window:
- the LOC136126076 gene encoding signal recognition particle 14 kDa protein-like, with the protein MVLLESEQFLMELTRLFQKCRLSGSVFITLKKYDGRTKPIPRKGSAEGFESSDNKCLLRATDWKKKISTVVSSKEVNKFQMAYSNLLRANMDGLKKRDKKSKSKKSKAAQ; encoded by the exons ATGGTGCTGCTGGAAAGTGAGCAGTTCCTGATGGAGCTGACCAGGCTCTTCCAGAAGTGCCGGTTGTCGGGCAGCGTGTTCATCACCCTGAAGAAGT ATGATGGTCGAACTAAACCCATTCCAAGGAAGGGTTCTGCGGAGGGCTTTGAGTCCTCAGACAACAAGTGTCTGTTAAGAGCTACTGATTGGAAAAAGAAGATCAGCACTGTGGTGAGCTCCAAAGAAGTGAATAAGTTTCAGATGGCTTATTCAAACCTATTGAGAGCTAACATGGATGGGCTGAAGAAGAGGGACAAAAAGAGCAAGAGTAAGAAGAGCAAAGCAGCGCAGTGA